In Bacteroidota bacterium, a single genomic region encodes these proteins:
- the alr gene encoding alanine racemase, translated as MTDSSIITLNEIALKNNVDFLKKKMGAKVLISAVVKANAYGHGIEQIVPLFEKYGINHYSVFSYIEAIRVFHSLSEPKPIMIMGWVSDKNMFDVIKKGIEFFIFNIERLQIALACAKKLNIKANIHLEAETGMNRSGLNLEDLNTAISIINENEAFFNVAGFCTHLAGAESISNHPRIQKQLKNYQKMLTILEKYEIVPKYKHVSNSAASFIYPKARMDLVRIGIMLYGFWSSIEVFIQYINNKPKKTDPLERILGWNSQIMTIKEVKSGEFVSYGISYLAQTTIKTALIPIGYSSGYNRSLSNKGHVLISGQRCNVIGVVNMNMIIADISNLPDPKVGDEVIIIGKQGDQEIKVSAFSDISDQLNYEVLAHLSETIKRIVV; from the coding sequence ATGACCGATAGTTCCATTATTACACTGAATGAGATAGCATTAAAGAACAATGTTGATTTTTTAAAGAAAAAAATGGGCGCTAAAGTCTTAATCTCGGCTGTTGTCAAAGCAAATGCCTATGGCCACGGTATAGAGCAAATTGTTCCACTCTTTGAAAAATACGGCATTAATCATTATTCTGTTTTTAGTTATATCGAAGCGATCAGGGTTTTTCATAGTCTTTCAGAACCAAAACCTATTATGATCATGGGATGGGTTTCTGACAAAAACATGTTTGATGTAATAAAAAAAGGAATCGAATTTTTCATTTTTAACATCGAACGTTTGCAAATTGCACTTGCATGTGCAAAGAAGCTCAATATCAAGGCAAATATTCATCTCGAAGCAGAAACTGGAATGAATCGTTCGGGTTTAAATTTAGAAGATTTAAATACGGCTATTTCTATCATCAATGAAAATGAAGCATTTTTTAATGTGGCTGGTTTTTGCACACATCTAGCCGGAGCCGAAAGCATCTCGAATCATCCAAGAATCCAGAAACAGTTAAAGAATTATCAAAAAATGTTGACGATTCTTGAAAAGTATGAAATCGTTCCAAAATACAAACATGTGTCTAATTCTGCGGCATCTTTTATATATCCAAAAGCAAGAATGGATTTGGTGAGAATTGGGATTATGCTCTATGGATTTTGGTCGAGCATTGAAGTTTTTATTCAATACATCAACAATAAACCAAAAAAAACAGATCCATTAGAAAGAATACTTGGCTGGAACAGCCAAATCATGACGATCAAGGAAGTTAAAAGTGGTGAGTTTGTAAGTTACGGGATTTCTTATCTGGCACAAACCACCATTAAAACTGCGCTCATCCCTATCGGATATTCGTCGGGTTACAACCGTTCGCTAAGTAACAAAGGACATGTGCTTATTTCAGGTCAGAGATGCAATGTGATAGGTGTTGTAAATATGAATATGATTATAGCCGATATTTCAAATCTGCCTGATCCAAAAGTAGGTGATGAGGTAATCATTATCGGTAAACAAGGTGATCAAGAAATAAAAGTAAGTGCTTTTAGTGATATAAGTGATCAGCTTAATTATGAAGTTTTGGCTCACTTATCAGAAACCATTAAACGAATCGTAGTATAA
- a CDS encoding amidohydrolase: MINNKIIELRHTLHQNPEVSNQEFKTSERIANFINTLAPSEVISLGKTGLAFVFKGERPGKTIMFRAELDALPIKEKSSLSYASVNQKAAHVCGHDGHMAILAGLALRIAENPPQYGKVVLLFQPAEEVEQGAKDVMEDPAFKTIEPDFMYALHNIPGFEKHTIVIKNGSFTAASKGITIKLFGKTSHAAEPENGISPANAISKIIQQLNEFIGNKTLFKDLTLLTIIHIKLGEISFGTSPGFAEINITLRSFENEDMELLTHHTEKIINAISKFEKLKCEISYSEAFPASINNNECVSMAEQSARQNNLKIEFIEKPFKWSEDFGYYSQKYKTCLFGLGAGLSQTQLHNPDYDFPDEIIETGINIFYTIYKTSNTNDA; encoded by the coding sequence ATGATAAATAATAAAATCATTGAATTAAGGCATACCCTTCATCAAAATCCCGAAGTTTCGAATCAAGAATTCAAAACTTCAGAACGGATTGCTAATTTTATAAATACCCTAGCTCCATCCGAAGTAATTTCCTTAGGTAAAACAGGGCTAGCTTTTGTTTTTAAAGGTGAGAGGCCCGGTAAAACAATTATGTTTCGAGCCGAACTGGATGCATTACCAATAAAAGAGAAATCATCGCTCAGCTATGCTTCTGTCAATCAAAAGGCAGCGCACGTATGCGGGCACGATGGACATATGGCCATTCTGGCAGGACTGGCTCTAAGAATTGCAGAAAATCCTCCCCAGTATGGGAAAGTGGTTTTACTTTTTCAACCTGCCGAAGAAGTGGAACAAGGGGCAAAAGACGTGATGGAAGATCCTGCTTTTAAAACCATTGAACCGGATTTTATGTATGCACTACATAATATTCCCGGATTTGAAAAACATACAATAGTAATTAAAAACGGGAGTTTTACTGCTGCTTCAAAAGGCATTACGATTAAACTTTTCGGCAAAACCTCTCATGCTGCGGAACCTGAAAATGGAATCAGTCCCGCAAATGCTATATCTAAAATTATTCAGCAGCTAAATGAATTTATCGGAAACAAAACCCTGTTTAAAGATCTTACATTGCTTACCATTATTCATATCAAATTGGGGGAAATCTCTTTTGGCACCTCACCTGGATTTGCCGAAATAAACATTACCCTGCGTTCATTTGAAAATGAGGACATGGAATTATTAACTCATCACACCGAAAAAATCATCAACGCAATTTCAAAATTCGAAAAATTGAAATGCGAAATTTCCTATAGTGAAGCATTTCCGGCAAGCATCAATAATAATGAATGTGTGAGCATGGCTGAACAATCAGCACGGCAAAATAATCTAAAAATTGAATTTATTGAGAAGCCCTTTAAATGGTCGGAAGATTTTGGATATTATTCGCAAAAATACAAGACTTGTTTGTTTGGCTTGGGAGCGGGGCTTTCGCAAACCCAACTTCATAATCCTGATTACGATTTCCCGGATGAGATCATAGAAACTGGGATAAATATTTTCTATACAATTTACAAAACTTCAAATACCAATGATGCTTAA
- a CDS encoding tRNA-dihydrouridine synthase family protein, with the protein MINSSNDYFCAVIKQPYIYLAPLEGYTEIDFRNIFARHFGGVDAAIAPFVSLMHHDLEDKRRSWDIPHADVQGLKTIPQFMGRNVKDFKHLAKWIKFKGYEGLNWNLGCPSKRVVRRGRGSGLLKYPDEIKSFLDEIFKDIEVEFSIKTRLGLESPEESYQLFEIYNQYPLKEIILHPRLGIQMYYGEVMLERFGEILHLSKNEIVYNGDINTVEEYQKIMEKFPSISRIMIGRGLMKDPFLAERIKGYSPSVLLNEKERFLKFHEDLYRVFEEKFRDKHELLGKLKDYWRYFSFYFNDRNEVFKYLSRSLDLDEFQFRLHEIIT; encoded by the coding sequence GTGATTAATTCCTCAAATGATTATTTTTGTGCTGTGATTAAACAACCTTATATTTATTTGGCTCCTTTGGAGGGTTATACCGAAATAGATTTCAGAAATATTTTTGCCCGACATTTTGGGGGTGTAGATGCAGCAATCGCGCCCTTTGTTTCCTTGATGCATCATGACCTGGAAGATAAGCGCAGATCGTGGGATATACCTCATGCAGATGTGCAAGGATTGAAAACCATACCTCAGTTCATGGGGCGAAATGTGAAGGATTTTAAACATTTAGCTAAATGGATCAAGTTTAAAGGTTACGAGGGCTTAAACTGGAATTTAGGTTGCCCCTCAAAAAGGGTAGTTCGAAGGGGTAGAGGCTCAGGTTTATTAAAATATCCTGACGAAATTAAATCCTTCTTAGATGAGATTTTTAAAGATATTGAAGTTGAGTTTTCCATAAAAACACGTCTGGGATTGGAGAGCCCGGAAGAAAGTTATCAGCTTTTTGAAATTTACAATCAATATCCTTTGAAGGAAATAATTTTACATCCCCGGCTTGGCATCCAAATGTACTATGGGGAAGTAATGCTGGAGCGCTTCGGAGAAATCCTGCATTTATCAAAAAATGAAATTGTTTACAACGGAGATATTAATACCGTGGAAGAATATCAAAAAATCATGGAAAAATTTCCTTCCATTTCACGGATCATGATTGGCAGGGGCCTGATGAAGGATCCATTTTTGGCCGAAAGAATTAAGGGATATTCACCTTCTGTTTTATTAAATGAAAAGGAGCGTTTTTTAAAGTTTCATGAGGATTTATATCGTGTTTTTGAGGAGAAGTTCAGGGATAAACATGAGTTGTTGGGAAAACTGAAAGATTATTGGCGTTATTTCTCATTCTATTTTAATGATAGAAATGAAGTTTTTAAATACCTTTCCAGAAGCCTTGACTTGGATGAATTTCAATTCAGGCTTCATGAAATTATTACCTGA
- a CDS encoding alanine racemase, producing MAYINLDLKKLKSNFDYLNALFKKNNIEWSVVSKILSGHKEYLTELLKFEITQICDSRVSNLKEIKLINPKIETIYIKPPARRSIPRIVKYADISMNTEFETIKLLAKEAKKQNKIHQIIIMIELGELREGVLGEDFIAFYESVFKLENIKVVGIGANLSCLYGVLPNHDKLIQLSLYEQLIEAKFNKQIPYVSGGSSVTIPLIFQHLLPKGINHFRVGETLFLGTDVYNNVPLKKMQSDVFKLYAEIIELIEKPVVPMGEFGTNVEGKNIEFDQTNIGEKSYRAIIDLGLLDVEVKHIELVDKSLQLAGASSDMIVINLGDNKKNYVVGDLIEFKLDYMGTLRILNSKYIEKRITR from the coding sequence ATGGCTTACATAAACTTAGATCTCAAGAAATTAAAATCAAATTTCGACTACCTCAATGCGCTCTTCAAAAAAAACAATATTGAATGGTCGGTTGTTTCAAAAATACTAAGTGGGCATAAAGAATATTTGACCGAACTATTAAAATTTGAGATAACACAAATATGCGATTCTCGGGTTTCAAACTTGAAGGAGATTAAATTAATCAATCCTAAAATTGAAACCATTTATATTAAGCCCCCGGCCAGGAGATCAATTCCGCGGATTGTGAAATACGCTGATATCAGCATGAATACCGAATTTGAGACCATTAAACTTTTAGCAAAAGAAGCTAAAAAACAAAACAAAATTCATCAGATCATAATTATGATCGAGTTGGGAGAGCTTAGAGAAGGCGTGTTAGGGGAAGATTTTATAGCTTTTTATGAAAGTGTCTTTAAATTAGAAAATATTAAAGTTGTAGGAATTGGTGCAAATCTGTCTTGTTTATATGGGGTTTTACCAAATCACGACAAATTAATTCAATTAAGTTTATATGAGCAATTGATCGAAGCTAAATTCAATAAACAGATACCTTATGTTTCGGGCGGGTCATCGGTTACGATCCCGTTAATTTTTCAGCATCTTTTGCCTAAGGGAATTAATCATTTTAGAGTGGGTGAAACTTTGTTTTTGGGTACTGATGTCTATAATAATGTGCCTTTAAAAAAAATGCAATCGGATGTATTTAAACTTTATGCTGAAATAATTGAATTAATTGAGAAACCAGTGGTACCGATGGGTGAATTTGGGACAAATGTAGAAGGCAAAAATATCGAATTTGATCAAACAAATATTGGGGAGAAATCATATCGGGCTATTATTGATTTAGGGCTTCTGGATGTTGAAGTAAAGCATATAGAATTGGTTGACAAAAGTTTACAATTGGCCGGGGCAAGTTCAGATATGATCGTAATAAACCTTGGTGATAACAAAAAGAATTATGTCGTTGGTGATTTGATCGAATTTAAGTTAGATTATATGGGAACGTTAAGAATCTTAAATTCAAAATATATCGAGAAACGAATAACCCGTTAG
- a CDS encoding porin family protein gives MKKTLLIIAVFLIAGSTAFSQLQFGLGGMAGTKAGIDDNFEAKINFGPHVRALFNVGDKFGVTAGFSYYLPFKYNAFGAEVTMNYMAFNADALYYILNADNFKVYALGGVNYGMIKLKFADMGIDDGSGTEDHIDWEFGGGIQVGKIFAEIKYDNSNEHIQAFLGIYL, from the coding sequence ATGAAAAAAACCCTATTAATCATTGCAGTATTTTTAATAGCTGGAAGTACTGCCTTTTCGCAACTTCAATTTGGCCTTGGTGGCATGGCCGGAACCAAAGCAGGAATAGATGACAACTTTGAAGCAAAAATAAATTTTGGTCCACACGTAAGGGCATTATTCAATGTTGGCGACAAATTTGGCGTTACAGCCGGATTCTCATATTATCTTCCTTTTAAATATAATGCATTTGGTGCTGAAGTAACCATGAACTATATGGCGTTTAATGCCGATGCTTTATATTATATCCTGAATGCTGACAATTTTAAAGTGTATGCGCTAGGTGGCGTAAACTATGGAATGATTAAATTAAAGTTCGCTGATATGGGTATTGATGATGGTAGTGGAACCGAAGATCATATAGACTGGGAATTCGGAGGTGGAATCCAGGTTGGTAAAATATTTGCCGAAATAAAGTACGATAACAGTAATGAGCATATTCAAGCCTTTTTGGGCATTTATTTATAA
- a CDS encoding GNAT family N-acetyltransferase produces MLKTKMFNDENKPSFSERQEIVEFLHQHLEQFGDPKPHITKCIDYAIKEINSFGGFILVASEEAEILSAVVVNQTGMGGYIPENILVYIATHKDYRGKGIGKQLMQKAMGVSSGDIALHVEPNNPARFLYEKLGFTNKYSEMRFKKVD; encoded by the coding sequence ATGCTCAAAACAAAAATGTTTAACGATGAAAACAAACCAAGCTTTAGTGAACGACAGGAAATAGTTGAATTTTTGCACCAACATTTAGAGCAATTTGGTGATCCCAAACCTCATATTACAAAATGCATTGATTATGCGATAAAAGAAATAAATTCGTTTGGCGGTTTTATTTTGGTTGCCTCGGAAGAGGCTGAAATTTTAAGTGCCGTTGTAGTAAATCAAACCGGCATGGGAGGATATATCCCTGAAAACATATTGGTTTACATTGCTACCCATAAAGACTATAGAGGAAAAGGCATCGGGAAACAACTGATGCAAAAGGCAATGGGAGTTTCGAGTGGAGATATTGCATTGCATGTAGAGCCTAATAACCCGGCTCGATTTCTTTACGAAAAACTTGGATTTACGAATAAATATTCGGAAATGCGTTTCAAAAAGGTCGATTAA